Below is a genomic region from Scytonema millei VB511283.
CTGGGATCTGGAGCAGGATTGTCAGGTAAGTTCGGCGATCGCCTGACAGGTGCAGTATTTAGCTTTTGTTGTAGTTTTTGCCATCTCTCAGTTTTGACCGACTTTGAGTTGATTTGTACATCGGGACTGGGAGAGGTATTCAATGAATTGTCGATCGCAGCTTCTGACTGAGCCAAGACTAAGTTGCCACCAAGCAAACTAGAAATACTAATAAAACTTATCAGAAATATATGTTTGGAGTTAGTAGGCATAGTAACTGGTAATTAGTAGTTAGTCATTTGTCATTTGTCATTTGTCATGTCATTGGTCATTTGTCATTGGTAGTTGGTTGTTTTTTCTCCCTCAGCTTCCTCAGCCTCCTCAGCTCTTTTCCCCCTACTCCCTACTCCCTGCTCCCTATGACTTCCTTACGATCCAAACGAAATATTTATGCTTTGTCAAACAATTAGCCATCATAACCCAGACTCACAGCACCAGGGGGGAGATAAATTTCTGAATTGGGGCTGGAATTGTATGACTGAGAGTCAAGCCTGACTCGTAGTTCACCGCGATCGCTAATACCAACTACAACACCGTTTTGTCCTTCTACGGTGATGCGCTGTCCCATATTTATAAATAGTTTGTGGTAAGACGGCAGAAGAGGATCGATTCCCCCTGGGGAGCAAAACTTGTAACCTGAAATTGTGCCTTGTAGTGTCACAGCCGCTAATGTTTCTAAGCAGTCAATTGCAGCCAACGGTTGTTGAGATAAGAAAGATTGCAAACCGATCCCTGTGGTTGGGACAGGGTTAGCCCAGTTAATCCCAACTCCGACTACAGCATGAATAATTTTTTCATGTCGCACTTTTGTTTCTGTCAGAATCCCACCCAGTTTACGTCCTAGCAAAATTAGGTCGTTGTGCCATTTCAATTTTACGGGAACACCGCGATCGCCTAAAGCTGTTGCAATGCCCCAAGCAGTGGCTAAAGTCAACTGATAACCGCAGTTAACTGGTAAGTTTGGTTCTAAAACTACAGATAAATATAAGCCTCCAGCTGGCGAAACCCACTGCCGTCCCCATTGTCCCCGTCCAGATGTTTGTCGTTCGGCAATGATGACCGTTCCTGGTTTTGCTCCCTGCGCGATCGCATCCCAGGCTTTCTGGTTGGTCGAGGGTATACTTTCGTAGACTTCTACAGCAAAATCCGCTTCTGCTGCCATTGGAGCAAGAGTTGCTAATAGCTTTTGTCTGTCTAGTCTCACGCTGGCAAGTGCAAACTGTGTCAATTAAGTTAGCATTAATTTGCTGCAAATAAACCTGTTATGGTCTGCTTCTACAATAGATGGCAGTTCGGCGAATTTAGTTTCATTTTGTTTGCTAGTTGTTTGCTAATTGTTTGCTAATTTTTAGATTTAATCCATGCATACTTGGGATTGGCGCGGTTGCGAAGGTTTTCTCTATCTATCGTGTAGCTTGTTAGAAGCATTTCCCCACGGTTTTTTCACGCGACATTTTCACCCTCATGCTCCCCACGATTTGACCTCAGCCTTACACCCAGAAGCCGAGGCTTATCGCGTCAAGCAGGTACACGGGAATGTTGTCGTGACTCCATCTGAAGTGAGGAGCGTAGACGCGACAGCGGCTTCTCGGAGAGTGGAGCGAGGAGCGAGGAGCGAGGGAGCTGAGGGAGTTGGGGAAGTTGGGGAAGCCGGGGGAGAGAAGCCACGCACCACGCAACTACCAGCTACCAACTACCAACTACCAATTCAAAATTCTCTCTCACTCCTCACTCCTAACTCCTCACTCCTAGTTGAGGCAGATGGATTGCTCACAGAACAGCCGCTACAGGCGGTTTGGGTTGCGAGTGCCGATTGTACGCCTGTATTAATTGCCGATCGCCATACGGGACAAGTTGCAGCCGTTCATGCAGGCTGGCGGGGAACGGCGATGAAAATTGTGCCGCAAGCGATCGCTCGTTTGCAAGCACAAGGTAGCAAAATTCAAGATTTGCGCGTCGCTTTGGGTCCAGCGATCGCGGGGAGTGTCTATCAGGTTTCTCAACAGGTAGCAGCTGAAGTTGGAGCTAGCATCACTGCAACTGAAACCAAAACCGAAATTCTCGACTTTTTAGCTGAAATACCCAACTCCCCTTTATTCCCCGACTCTCATCCAGAGAGAGTCCGGTTGGATATCCGGCGGGTGATTACTTTGCAATTAGAGCAATTGGGTATTAGTCCCGAACAAGTGGCGATCGCTCCTCACTGTACCTATCAAGAACCAGAACGTTTCTTTTCCTATCGTCGCGACAAACAGAAAAAAGTTCAATGGTCGGGAATTATTAGCCAATAAGTTAAGTCAAAAGTTAAAAGTTAAAAGTCAAAACTAACTATTCACCAATGACAAATGACCAATGACCAATGACTAATTAATATGCTAACCCCCGATATTTCAGATGCCGTGTGGGTTGTGGTGCGATCGCTGGCGCGGCTGGACGAGAACCGAAGCTTACACCCCGATATTTTCCTACTACTTGTTTGGTAACTACTTGAAGTGATTGATTAGATTTGGTATAAGCTAAACCACGATAAGAAAGTTGCATTGGTTACTTCTCCTTTAGGTAAAATGTGTCGGATAAACGTGGAAATAGAACAAATTTGAATGCAGTAGATTCCTTGCTAAAGTTGGTTTTTGAAAAGATTTTGAACGCGATACAGATATTATGGAATTGCAAGAAATCCAGCGAACAGAATTACCGTTGTCTTACTCTTAACTACCTCTCAATAATTCTGAATTTCGGATTTTAAGTTATGAATTTTTGTGACTAGCTGCAAGTTGAAAGCGCCAGTTCATTGCCCGTAGCTGTACGTACTCTGAGACAGGGCGTGGGTTCAAACTTTTGTCCAAGAGAATGAAACCGCCAGTTTAAAGCGTGGGGTTTGATGTAGGGTTGGATAGCAGCAGGTGTATCATCGTAAATTTGAGCGCGGTAGATGAGTTTCATTTTGTTAGCTGAACTGCTTGTATCTATTACATAGGTCTGGTAATTCCAGATTATGCAATTGAGCTGAAAAAAACTTCTGAAACCGAAAATTAGAGTAGGGTAGGCGTTTCCCACTCACCAGAAAAGTATCTGTTTTTCGTAATTATTTAGAATGACAATACTGCTATTTTTAGGCAGATAGCCTGCCTGTATCTTATACAGTCCGACACGAGAAATCTGCTGAGGAATGTCACGAGTTACACTCCACAAAACCGTTGCATTTGTCATTTGGGCGACTATAAGTCGCAACTACACAATCGTAGACGCATAGCGGCTTGCCGTAGGCTAGTCCGCCGGCACGGATTGATGGAAAGTCAAGGTCTGAACCCGCGCAGGCGGGTTTTGTTTTGTATAGCTGAGCCAGTGCGTTGCGGAGGTCTCCTCCGTTGTAGCAACTGGCGTGCGAATTTTATTTGCCTGCTGCAAGCTCTAGTACTGCATAACGTGTCACTGGCATTACTGCATTATGTGTCAATGGTGGCACTGCATTATGTGGCAAAATTAAAGACGGTGTTAAGAAAAAACTTTAATAGGTAATCCCGTGACAACTGCTACCGCTGCTCGTCGTGTCGTGTTTCCTTTCACCGCTATTGTGGGTCAGGACGAAATGAAACTCGCCCTTTTACTCAACATTATCGACCCGAAAATTGGCGGGGTAATGATCATGGGCGATCGCGGTACTGGCAAATCCACCACGATCCGCGCTTTAGCTGACCTATTGCCAGAGATTGAAGTTGTAGCGGACGATCCGTTCAACAGCCATCCTAGCGATCCCGATCTGATGGGAGATGCAGCACGGCAAAAATTAGAACAAGGTGTAGAAATTCCCGTCGCTAAGAAAAAAATTACTATGGTCGATCTGCCGCTAGGAGCGACAGAAGACCGAGTTTGCGGCACGATTGATATTGAAAAAGCCTTATCTGAAGGTGTCAAAGCTTTTGAACCAGGACTGCTGGCAAAGGCAAATCGCGGTATTCTCTACGTCGATGAAGTTAATCTACTTGACGATCACCTTGTAGACGTATTGCTAGACTCCGCCGCCAGTGGTTGGAACACTGTAGAACGGGAAGGCATTTCGATCCGTCACCCCGCCCGTTTTGTTCTCGTTGGTTCTGGCAACCCAGAAGAAGGTGAATTGCGCCCCCAACTGCTCGATCGCTTCGGGATGCACGCGGAAATTCATACTGTAAAAGAACCAGCCTTGCGGGTACAAATTGTGGAACAAAGGTCGGATTTCGACCAAAATCCACTGCAATTTTCTGACAAATATCAGCCACAGCAACAAGCTTTACAACAACAGCTGATTAAGGCTCAAGAATTGTTACCTTCAGTACAAATGGATTACGATCTGCGGGTAAAAATTTCTGAAGTTTGCTCCGAACTCGATGTTGATGGCTTGCGGGGTGACATTGTAACCAACCGCGCAGCTAAAGCGATCGCGGCGTTTGAAGGTCGTACTGAAGTCACAGTAGATGATATTCGTCGTGTGATTACTCTATGCCTGCGTCACAGGCTGCGGAAAGACCCCTTAGAGGCGATCGATTCTGGCTATAAAGTAGAAAAGGCATTTAGCCGCGTGTTTGGGATTGAACCAACGACAGATGAAATGCCTGAGAAGACAGCGCAAGCTAATGGTATCGGACAAGCGGGCGGACGCTATCGCTAGCCTTAAATTCCCCACGATCGAATATTTTAATTTGTGTACGGGCGGCTTTATCAAATAGATTAACAGCTTTAGCTGTAATTTTTAGTCAAAACCCGCCCCTACAAGTTTTGACTTTTGACTTTTGACTTGCCTATGAGAATTTGGCTAATTTGGTGGAACACTCTAGTTTTTTCTTGTCAGCACAATCCACCTCAGCTGATCGAAATGCTGATGTTATTGCTAGCAACTATATTACTGGGAGCTTGGCTGATTTCACCCCACTGGTCTTACCAAGCATTAGCCTGGAGTTACTTAATTGGGGTATCAGCTTCCATGTGGATACGTGAAGCGATCGCCCCTACCTACCAAGCGCGTCCCACCCAAGTTATTGCCGTACTGTTATTTATCCTCAGCCTCTACGGTTTTGCTGACTTGTTTCAATATTTGTAGAAGCGAGTAGCAAAGTCTTCCTACAAAATCTCTGGCTCAGCTGGTACGATTTTCGGCAGGGGCAAGGTAGAAGTCTCTGTTGCGATCGCCTCTTTACCCAATTGCCAAGTACCCACCTTTTCTGCACCCGCTTGTTGTAGTGTTTTTAATAAATCGGCGCTAGAAATTATCAATTCATCAACATCAATCCCACTATAAGTACTAGGGTATTTATCCAAACGCTTAATACCTTCTCCTAATAAAATAACTGCCCCGTGCCAATTCTGATTACCCAGATGATAAAGCCCTACAGCAACTTGCAAAACTCCCTGATAGAAAGTTTTTTCCGGTTCGGTTGCTTCCATCCATATGGCTTCTAAGGTATCGTGACAGGCGTAGAACTGCCCTTGATTGAACTGTTCTACACCCTGCCAAAACTCCTCTGGTTCCTCTTGATTCAAGATTTCATGCCTCTTGTACAAATATTTGGTAAGGGCGGGTTCATCCAGTTTTTCAACTAGAGTTAGGAATTTTTGGTGAACCCGCCTCTACAATTCCGAATTCCGAATTCCGAATTCCGAATTCCCTACCCCATGCTTTCTCGCACGGTTTTGATGTAATCTAGATCGATGTCCTGTTGTTCTCCAGCGAAGTCGTTGTCTGGAGTTAAGAACAGCATACAGTGACACTCTTTACGTTCGCGCATTGGTACACAAGGGCAATTCCAGAAAGTTGCGTGAACTTCTGCTTCCTTGTCTTCATAATGGCGACAGGGACATAAAGGCGCACCAAGATCGTCTTTGTGTTTGGCAAGCCCTTCCACCACTACAGCTGTCACGGAAGGATCGGCGCAAAAATATGTTCCCGTGCGCTTGGCGTAAGTCTGAGAGAACTGCCACATTGCCTCTAGGCTTTTCTCAGTCGATAGAGCGTTGTTTTCTGTTGTGTTCATAACCTTTCTTGACGAAACTTTAAGTTTTGTTTACAAGATCTGAAGCATTGTTTCTAGCATTTTAACAACATACATGTTGCAAAAGTGAATATAAGTCGTAAGTCGTAAGTCGTAAGTCGTAAGTCGTAAGTTGTAAGTCGTAAGTCGTAAGTTAAGAAGCCTCTAGTCACAAACCACCAGCCACTGCTTACTGATAACTGATAACTGATAACTGATAACTGATTACAGTTTTGCTTTGGACAACTCATCGTGTAACGCCCGTAAAGTAGGGTATTGCGAGCGCAGTTGCATGATGTATTCCGTCCAATCAGATTGAGTGTTGCACGATTCACAGACAGCCTTGATTCGTTGTAGGTGTTGGACAGCTTCTCGATAAGCAGGGCGATTTTTTTGCTCGATCGCCTGCGTAGCTAAGTGTTTGTAAAGGGCGATCGCCATTTGGGGATGGGTAGTTTCGATTGCCTTGGCTAGGGGTTGGCGAAATCTAGACTGCTCCCATTGTTTGAGCTGGGGAAATAATTCTAGCACCCGCTCGATATTTTGCTCGTAAAAGGCAATATGTGTCAGTAAGAGCAGCTGTTTGTTCCGCTGGAGCTTTTGTAGTATCTCATCCCGCAGTTGTTCCCACGCCTCAGCTTTTTGCCCCAGATCCTGTAATTGTTTGTATCCTTCTAGAGATGGTGATTCCCAAAATATTTGTTGTTGCCAGTTGAGGGCAGTCTGCGGATCGCCGTACTCTTGGTAGTATTTGGTCAGCCACTGCTGATAATGACCTCGTGATTTTTCTTGCTGTGCTAGATGCGCGACCAACTCGACTGCTTGTGTGGTAGCATGGGCGGCTATCAAGGCATCGGCAAACTGTAACATGAGTCCAGGCAGATGAGTAAAATGCTGACGGGCGATCGCCATTGCGGTTTCGATTTTACCTTCTTCTACCAACAAAAAGGCTTGTTGTTCGGGGCTGCCCAATTCGTGAATTAATTTGCTGGCTGTTTCATTACTGCCTTGCTGTTTCTGGCGATCGGCTAATAATCTCACTAAAGCATCTCGCGTCCAGCGATTGCTACTACTGCGCTGAATTTCACCGCGAACTCGGTCTTCTATCCATTCCCACTCTGCATCCGTCGCCCATTCTAATAAAGCATCCCTAGCTGAATATGCAAAGTCAATGCCACCTAATTCTATATCTTGCAGTACGGCATCGAGTAAAGTATGCAGCCAAATCGCCCTCGTTTCTGCATCTAAGGATTGAGCTTGGGCTAAGCATTTTCCTAACCCTTCGGCAGCATCTTGGGCAACAACGCAGACATCGCCATCGTAGTCAATAGCTTGTAAATTATCGTCATAACTTGCGGTAATTTCTGCTAGCAGCATTTGGTAAAGCGCCCCTGCCCACAGCCAATTATTTTGCTGAAAAAGTTGTTTTGCCGTATCAATTAAGAGTTGTAAATCTGTGGCGATCGCCTCCATATCTTCTTGACGTAGGGCGCGTTGCGCTTGACGGCGATAGATTGACAAATCTAGAGCTTTTCCTGGCTGCGGCTGAGCTGTAGAAAGTTCTACCAATGACAGTAAACTGGGATAACGCTGTACCATTAACTCAACTAGCTCGATCAAATCTTCGCGACTGCGAGTAGCAAGCATTTCGCTTAGGGGTGGTATGACGTGAAAAGTGTCGGGCTGGTGGACGTAAGCCAGTAACAAAGCTATCTGATGCTTGCAGAGTCCGCCCCAATCGTAGGGGCAAGTACAATCAGCACTGACAACTCCCTGTTTGCCCAATTTGATGCGCGGCTGGTAAAGTTCGGAACCTTGACAATCTGCCCATAAGACTAAATCTTGGCGCATCGGGTTGAGAATTCTGCCTTGGCGATAATAGCGATCGCCACGCTGAAAACTTTGCTCTGTCGCTAGTTTACGAATTTGTGCTTCAGTCAGACGAGGTAGAGTCGCGATCGCCATATGCCTTGCCTCCCGTATAGTTCTTTAAGCGAATCTAATTCGCGACTACACAAACAGAGTCCGCTTGCGGGGACTGTCATATATTCAGTCTCTTAACCCGCTAAGCGGGTTTTGCCCAATGCTTTTCGGTTAAGGTAAGATCCCCCAACCCCCGCCAAATCGGGGGCTTTAAGTTCCCCCCTTTTTCAGGGGAGGACACTTACGTGGGCGGGTTTCCCGACTTGAGGAGCGACTGCGTTGCGGAGGTGTCCTCCGTTAAAGCACGTCGCGTTAAAGTGTCCGTGGGCTAGGGGGGATCTTCCAAGATCTTTGCATCACTAACCGAGATGTATTGGAGTTTTGCCTATATAGCTGCGAATTTTATTTGCCAAGCTTCCTAGAAACAAATTTTACTACAAACTATTTTTTGCTTCTTGGGATACAGCTTCAACTTCGTCTTTGGCTAACTGCTCGATCAGAGTCCGAGCTTGTTCGCCGCCCAATTTAGCTAAAGCTTGCACGACACGATAGCGAATTTGCCAATCGGGGTTGGTAGCAAAAGGAACTAGTAATTCAATTGCTTGCGGATTGCCTAAATCTCCTAGAGAGCTAATTGCCGCAGTTTTATCTAATTCGCTACCTGATTCCAATGCTTCTTTTAATAAGTCAAAAGAGCGCGGATCGCCTAATTCGCCCAAAGTTGCAATAATACTAAACCGCACCAACCACTCGGGCGTACTGTGATAGACTTGCGCTAAATCTGCAAACGCATCAGTTAACTTCAGCGCTCCCAGACAGTCAGCCGCAGCAGCTTGTACATCTGGTTCGGGGTCGTTGAGCAGGCGATCGCGCAATACATTTAAACTAGTATTTAAATCTTGTCCTCCCAAAGTGTCCAACTGACTCACTGCCGAGTAGCGCACTCTGGCATTGGGGTCATCAATTGCCTTGAGCGCCAACTCAAGCGCGACTCCTTTATCTTCTAATTCGCGAACTTGATTCATCGCCCGCAAGCGATCGCCCAAATCCTGCGAATCGAGTAATTGCTTTACCGATTCTGGACTAACAGCCATTTTGAATTTTTTATTTGTATTTGGTAATTTGTATTTACTCTTACCATTTTTTAGGGGCAAGAAGTTACAAGTTAAAAGTCAAAAGTTATAACCGATCGCTGATAACTGACAACTGACAACTGACAACTGATAACTGACTCCTACTCGCTGGCTGCTAAGTCGCGCACGATATCGCCGCGAGTCAAAATTCCAATTACCTTACCGCTAGGATCGACGACAGGCAAACGCTGGATCTTGCGATCGTGCATCAGTTGCGCTGCATCGCGCAATGGTTTATCAGGAGCAACGGTAATCACATCCTGACTCATTACCTCTCCCACCGTTTGCCCTAAAGCTTTATGCAAATCTCGTTCGTATTGAGCCGGATTTTTCAGGAAAATCACGCTATCAAGAAACATGATGTAAGCCGGAGGAGTGACCCCCGTTTCTTGCCACATCAGATCTGTCTCTGAAATTGTACCGATCAACTTGCCCGCATCGTCTACCACGGGTAAACCACTAATACGCTTTTCTGCCAAAAGCTTAATTGCATCATGCAGTGAGGTTTCTGGACGCACCACAATTGGGTCGCGGGTCATGACATCGGCAACAGTCTTAGGCATTTACAGACAGCTCTCTTTTGCAATATCCTCTAAATTTATTTTAAAGGGTAAGGGATAAGTCAGCTTAGGAGCCAGCAGCCAAATTCCTCAAGCTAATTTTCAATTCCATGCTCTCATTAATGCTGCCGATCGCACTCTCTATCATGCTAAAAAAGTGGGACGCGCTCGCTATTGCGTCTATTCCTTCAGCAGGGAGCGCACGAGCAGGGAGCAGTGACCAGTGACCAGTTAGTTATTTTATCTCCTCAGCCTCTTCAGCTCCCTCAGCAACCTTGCGCTCTCTTCTCCCCCTTATCCCCCTTGTCCCCCTTGTCCGACTTCCGACTTCCGACTCCCGACTCCCGACTCCCGACTTATTCTGTCCTACTGCCAATTAACCAAACTAATCTTCCTACTAACCAACCAAGAATTGCGTAAGCTGCAATTGCCACAAGCGCGTTAATTTCAAACACCTGGGAATTGCCAAACTTGGGCGTACCGAATAGGTTGGCAACTGGAGCGTAAAAAGGCTCGGAGAGATTATAGATAAATTGAGCGAATGTATTATCTGGGTTCGCCCCAAACAGCCGCAAAATCATTCGTAACAACAGCAGCATTCCTAGCGCTCCGGCGAGGAAGTAAATAATTTGTACCAGTTTGCTGACAGTAGCATTACGGCTAGCCAGTGTCACTCGCCGTTCTGCTTCACGTAGCCGAATTTCTTCATGCTGCTGTCGGTCGTCATCTCTCATTTGCTCCTACCTGTACCTTGCGATCGCGATTTTCTTTGTCAGTTAATTTTAATTTTAAAAAAATTATCCAAGTTTCAAGGGTGAAACAAATCCGTATTTTTCAAATCTTCATCGAATTCTTCATCGTACACATACTTAAATTACTCTTGCTTAAGTCACGATAAAAGCACGACTCACAAAAATTTAGTTATTTTTTCTATCCTCAAAGTTAACCGCTAATAGCTAGCTACTCATAGCTATTTACTACAATGGTCGATCTCAATCAGAAAGCTTCTATCTTAATTGTTGATGACAACCCAATCAATGTTAAAGGTTTGTTTAAAATTTTACAAGCTTCTGGATTTATAGTCTCTGTTGCTAACAGCGGTGAAAAAGCTTTATTAAAAATCAAAAATACGTTACCAGATCTAATTTTATTAGATGTAGTGATGGTAGGAATGAATGGCTTTGAAACCTGTCGTCATCTCAAAGCCAATCCAGCAACTCAAGATATTCCAGTTATTTTTATTAGTGCTTTAGATGAGGCAACTAATAAAGCCGAATGCTTTGCGGTTGGTGGAGTTGATTACATTACCAAACCCTTTGCAGCCGAGGAAGTATTAGCGCGAGTCAAGCATCAATTAGCATTGCGTGCAGCCAAAATAGAAATTGAACGGCTTAACCAAGAACTAGAAACAAGAGTTCGCCAGCGAACGCTGCAACTAGAGGCAGTCAACCGACAGTTGCAACAGGAAATTAGCGATCGCCATCAAGTACAAGAGCAGTTAGTTTACAGTGCTTTGCACGATGCCTTAACCCATCTCCCCAACCGTACCTTGTTGATGGAACGCTTGGAAATGGCGTTACAACGGGTAAAACGATATCCAGACCATTTATTTGCCGTTTTATTTATCGACTTAGACCGCTTCAAAACGATCAACGATAGTTTAGGGCATCAGGTAGGCGATCGATTGCTATTGGCGATCGCCCATCTACTACAACAACTCGTTCGCTCCACAGATACAGTTGCTCGCTTAGGCGGAGATGAATTTATCATTCTCCTCGACCCCATTCAAGATATTAATGATGCGATTCGAGTCGCCGAGCGAATTCACACCCAATTGCGATCGCCATTGCAACTAGCCAGCAGAGAAGTCTTTATCGGTGCTAGTATCGGTATCGCTGCGAGTGCAACTCACTATCAGCATGGCTCAGAGCTGCTGAGAGATGCAGATATAGCCATGTACCGTGCTAAGGAGCAAGGCAAAGCGCGGTATGAAATTTTCGACCGAGCCATGTATGCTGAAGCAATCCACAAACTGCAAATCGAAAACGATCTGCGTCAAGCAGCAGTCGGACAAGAGTTTCACCTCAATTACCAGCCAATTGTCTCTTTAGACACGGGTAGAATTATCGGTTTTGAAGCGCTACTACGCTGGATGCATCCCGAACGGGGTTTGATTTCTCCATCCCAGTTTATCCCGATTGCTGAAGAAACTGGATTAGTTGTTCCAATTGGTGAATGGGTGCTTTACACAGCTTGCAGCCAAATGAAACAATGGCAAACTCAATTTTCTCATCCACCCGCCAAACTCAGCGTCAACCTCTCGCTGAAACAATTGCGAGAACCCGATTTTCTGGAGAGGATAGACCGCATATTAACCGAAACGGAAATCGCAGGCGAGAGTCTCAACCTAGAACTGACCGAAAGTATGCTCATGGACAACGTGGAAGAACTGATCTTCGTTCTCGGACAACTGCGGGCGAGAAATATTCGCCTGAGTATTGACGACTTCGGTACGGGTTATTCTTCTCTCAGTTATTTGCACCGTTTTCCAATCGATTATTTAAAAGTAGACCGAGCTTTTATTAGTGGGATTGGAACTGGTGGCAAATCGCGTCAGATTGCCGCCACAATTATTTCCCTAGCTCACCAATTAGGAATTAAAGCGATCGCCGAAGGCGTGGAAACCCCTACTCATTTACAAAACTTACAAGCATTGAATTGTGAAGAAGCACAGGGATATTTATTTTCTAAACCCCTAGATTTAGCAGCCGCAGAGTCTTTAATTTTAACCAATCCTCAGTGGTGAGTTAACAGAGTGCGATTGGCTGATGGCTTCAGTTTCAAATGCGATCGCTTCACGTCCGATGCAGCATTTTTTGTTTGAGTATGTAAAAATCCGATCGCTTTGCTAGCAAGCTTGGAGGTCGAACCTTTAACACAAGTGGATAGCAAGCCAAGACAAATACGAGTCGGACTACGGTTGAACAGAGTAAAGCCCAACCCGCGCCTTGCAATCCCAACCGAGGTACGAGTAATAACAGGAAGGGAATGCTCAGCCCCAAGCCAATTGTTTGCAGAAGCGTCACCGTCCCAGGTCTTCCTAATGCCATAAATGCTTGTGCCAGTATCCAGACGCTACCGTCAACCACAGTCATCACAACCAGAATGCGAAATACAGGGACAGCTCCCATAAACTCAGCACCGTAAAGCAAGTTGAGCAGCATCGGTCCTACTATAAATAAAATCGCAGCTGCCATAGTCGTCAGAGCCGTGCTGATTCGCACTGCCATCCCAGTTACAGCAACAACTTCTGCTATGGGACGAGCTGCTGTTTTAGGTAACAGTACTGTGACAATCGAATGCTGAAATAGATTCAGCATCCGGGATAAGCTCAGAGAAATCACATATTTTCCCATCGCTTCGGGTGCTAACAAATTGATAACTAGCGCTTGATCCACTTGTACTGAGAGCGTACCGATTAGATCGATCCCGTATGCCCTCAAACCATAACTCATCAGACGTTGATAAGATTTTCTCAACCCGCTCAAACGGGGACGAAAGCGCTGCCATACATAGCGAGATAGCCAAAAAAATATCGGGAGACTGGGAAACGCATAAGCAATGACAGCAGTAAAAGGAGTGAGGTTGCCTGAAACTGCTAGTCCTGTCAAGATGGCTAATGTTGTTAACGGTTGCAGATATTGTGCTTGATTGGCAGTTTTGAAATTGTAATCTGCTTCCAGTGC
It encodes:
- a CDS encoding two-component system response regulator, whose translation is MVDLNQKASILIVDDNPINVKGLFKILQASGFIVSVANSGEKALLKIKNTLPDLILLDVVMVGMNGFETCRHLKANPATQDIPVIFISALDEATNKAECFAVGGVDYITKPFAAEEVLARVKHQLALRAAKIEIERLNQELETRVRQRTLQLEAVNRQLQQEISDRHQVQEQLVYSALHDALTHLPNRTLLMERLEMALQRVKRYPDHLFAVLFIDLDRFKTINDSLGHQVGDRLLLAIAHLLQQLVRSTDTVARLGGDEFIILLDPIQDINDAIRVAERIHTQLRSPLQLASREVFIGASIGIAASATHYQHGSELLRDADIAMYRAKEQGKARYEIFDRAMYAEAIHKLQIENDLRQAAVGQEFHLNYQPIVSLDTGRIIGFEALLRWMHPERGLISPSQFIPIAEETGLVVPIGEWVLYTACSQMKQWQTQFSHPPAKLSVNLSLKQLREPDFLERIDRILTETEIAGESLNLELTESMLMDNVEELIFVLGQLRARNIRLSIDDFGTGYSSLSYLHRFPIDYLKVDRAFISGIGTGGKSRQIAATIISLAHQLGIKAIAEGVETPTHLQNLQALNCEEAQGYLFSKPLDLAAAESLILTNPQW
- a CDS encoding CBS domain-containing protein, which codes for MPKTVADVMTRDPIVVRPETSLHDAIKLLAEKRISGLPVVDDAGKLIGTISETDLMWQETGVTPPAYIMFLDSVIFLKNPAQYERDLHKALGQTVGEVMSQDVITVAPDKPLRDAAQLMHDRKIQRLPVVDPSGKVIGILTRGDIVRDLAASE
- a CDS encoding lipopolysaccharide biosynthesis protein, giving the protein MKTVGASVRWVLAGRGATAATLQTLLTKILILGANTCTGAITARILGPDGRGEQAAIALWPQFLAFTMTLGLPIALRYYLKRNPEQESEIFSATLVLGTILGIVAAIAGILFIPQWLTQYSPEVIRYAQWFMVLSPIIMLTTIYTAALEADYNFKTANQAQYLQPLTTLAILTGLAVSGNLTPFTAVIAYAFPSLPIFFWLSRYVWQRFRPRLSGLRKSYQRLMSYGLRAYGIDLIGTLSVQVDQALVINLLAPEAMGKYVISLSLSRMLNLFQHSIVTVLLPKTAARPIAEVVAVTGMAVRISTALTTMAAAILFIVGPMLLNLLYGAEFMGAVPVFRILVVMTVVDGSVWILAQAFMALGRPGTVTLLQTIGLGLSIPFLLLLVPRLGLQGAGWALLCSTVVRLVFVLACYPLVLKVRPPSLLAKRSDFYILKQKMLHRT
- a CDS encoding YggT family protein, encoding MRDDDRQQHEEIRLREAERRVTLASRNATVSKLVQIIYFLAGALGMLLLLRMILRLFGANPDNTFAQFIYNLSEPFYAPVANLFGTPKFGNSQVFEINALVAIAAYAILGWLVGRLVWLIGSRTE